Part of the Bradyrhizobium sp. AZCC 1721 genome, CCGCATCAAGGAAATCGGCCAGACCGAGGTCGGGCTGTCAGGCGCCATCGCCTATGACGACGAATATACCGGCCCGGCGCTCGATCCCGCCGAAGGCGCGCGGCTCGCAAAAGTCATCGGCGACAAGACCGTGCTGTTCATGGCCAATCACGGCATCTCCACCGTCGGCGCCACCATCGCGGAAGCCTATGACATGCTGTATTACGTCGAGCGTGCCGCCCAGGTGCAGATCTACGCGATGTGGACCGGGCAGAAGCTGAAACAGTTGCCGGCGCCTGTGGTGGAGAAAACCAAGCGCGATTATAAGGACGAGCATCTCTACAAGGGCCCGACCCCAGCGCAGCGGCATTTCGATGCGTTGAAACGGATGCTGGATCGGAAAGAGCCTGATTACGCGACGTAATTCTCCGTCGTCCCCGCGAAAGCAGGGACCCATACGCCGCGGCCTGCGGAAAGGGCAGGCTGTGAGACGCTATTCTTCGCCATGAGCATTTGTGGTTATGGGCCCTGCGTTCGCAGGGCGACGCTGTGGTGAAATCAGCGGCTTGCCCGCGCGCCCACCGTTCTCACCTCATCCGCAAACTGGTGCCAGATCTCCGGGCGCCAGCTTCCATTTGCGGCACCTGAAGTCGACGGTAGTATCCACACCCTGGTATCGCCGATCAGCTCCAACTGCTCGCCATAGTCCCGCTTGCCGTCGAAGAATTTCTGCCCCGCCGTCTAGCTGGTGAACGCAAGGAATTGCGGACGGAATGTCGCGATTGCATTGCGCAGCCGGGCGCGATCCGCTGCCGTCAATTTGGGAAGCGTGGCGCGGTCCATCCCCGCGCCCGCTTTCACCAGATCGGTCAGGCCGATCCCATGTCGCAGCAGACTGCGATATTGATTTGGCCACAGCAGCTCCGGCGTCAGCCCCGTCTCGTGCAAGATCGCCCAGAACTTGTTTTGCCGGTGCGCGTAGTAGGCCCGCTGGGCAGCGGACGTCGTCCCGGCGGCGGTTCCGCACAGCACGATGCGAAGAGAATGTTGCAGGAGGTCGCTCAGCACGTCCGGCACGGCGGCAATCCTACTGGCTCGCCCATACGATCCGGGCGATCCAGGCGACGTCGTCGGCCTCAAGCGTGCGATCGGCATGCGCCGGATTGAGCGACTGCAGTTCCAGGGTCTTGGTGGTCCGGCGCTTCAATTCCTTGACCATCACTTCGCCATCTGACGTCTTGAGTACCACGCGGTCGCCGCGCCGGATCGGTGTGCCCGGCGACACCACGATGATGTCGCCGTCGCGATAGGTCGGCTTCATCGCGTCGCCCGAGATTTCCAGCGCGTAGGCATGCTCGTCGCTGGTCGACGGCAGCGCCACCTCGCTCCAGCCCTTGCCGGCGGGAAAGCCGGAATCGTCGAAATGGCCGCTGCCGGCCTGCGCCAGGGCGAGCAGCGGCAGCGACTGCTGGCTGCGCGCGCCGTCGCCGATC contains:
- a CDS encoding S24 family peptidase, whose translation is MARQAKAQRILTHSQIWTAIDRLAERAGMSPSGLAKRAGLDPTTFNKSKRIAADGRERWPSTESVSKALAATNSSVETFVQLIGDGARSQQSLPLLALAQAGSGHFDDSGFPAGKGWSEVALPSTSDEHAYALEISGDAMKPTYRDGDIIVVSPGTPIRRGDRVVLKTSDGEVMVKELKRRTTKTLELQSLNPAHADRTLEADDVAWIARIVWASQ
- a CDS encoding class II aldolase/adducin family protein, with the translated sequence MQFRVSPQTLSEYSAEEWQARVDLAAAHRLAFIQGFSEGIFNHLTFVVPGKSDRYYQIPFGTHWSEVTASCFMEVGIDDGEVKSGEGEVERSCYCIHAPIHKALPQAKAVFHTHMPHASALTRLEDPRIKEIGQTEVGLSGAIAYDDEYTGPALDPAEGARLAKVIGDKTVLFMANHGISTVGATIAEAYDMLYYVERAAQVQIYAMWTGQKLKQLPAPVVEKTKRDYKDEHLYKGPTPAQRHFDALKRMLDRKEPDYAT
- a CDS encoding mismatch-specific DNA-glycosylase; this encodes MPDVLSDLLQHSLRIVLCGTAAGTTSAAQRAYYAHRQNKFWAILHETGLTPELLWPNQYRSLLRHGIGLTDLVKAGAGMDRATLPKLTAADRARLRNAIATFRPQFLAFTS